In the Carboxydothermus hydrogenoformans Z-2901 genome, one interval contains:
- a CDS encoding lysine exporter LysO family protein: protein MFYIALPLVLFSFGFFLGYFKWSSFLNRLLIKMFSLSLFVLLFVIGAKLATNQEVLKNLMVLGLKSFGIMLFAALGSMLLIYLFERKAKVEVAEENLSQTHDDLKFVGLLVLTVVLGGVGGAYLLPEKFLNLSDRIITFALAFLYLGTGVSFGGDRELIKKVREKGVKIISFPLLALLGSILGGMAFALIFNINPGISVSSAAGMGFYSVTTAILAKNLGIEAGTIGFLANVLRELFTILLTPLLARLFPYFPLAVAGATSMDTTLGVITRVQGPYYGAIALLSGTVLTIIVPIILPFLTLL, encoded by the coding sequence TTGTTTTATATTGCTTTACCGCTTGTTTTATTTTCTTTTGGATTTTTTCTGGGATATTTTAAGTGGTCTTCTTTTTTAAACCGCTTACTTATAAAAATGTTTAGTCTTTCTTTATTTGTCCTTCTTTTTGTGATTGGAGCAAAACTTGCTACCAACCAGGAAGTTTTAAAAAACCTTATGGTTCTTGGGCTTAAAAGTTTTGGAATTATGCTTTTTGCTGCCTTAGGGAGTATGCTTTTAATTTACCTTTTTGAAAGAAAAGCCAAAGTAGAAGTAGCTGAAGAAAATCTTTCCCAAACTCACGATGACCTTAAATTTGTAGGCTTACTGGTTTTAACGGTGGTTTTAGGAGGAGTAGGGGGAGCATATCTTTTACCGGAAAAATTTCTTAACCTAAGTGACAGGATCATTACTTTTGCCCTTGCTTTTTTGTACCTGGGAACCGGTGTAAGTTTTGGTGGGGACCGGGAGCTCATAAAAAAGGTTCGCGAAAAAGGGGTAAAAATAATTTCCTTTCCTCTATTAGCTCTTTTAGGAAGCATTCTTGGGGGAATGGCTTTTGCCCTGATATTTAATATAAATCCTGGAATTTCTGTCTCTTCGGCTGCAGGCATGGGGTTTTACAGCGTAACCACTGCCATTTTAGCCAAAAACCTGGGGATTGAAGCCGGGACAATTGGATTTTTAGCCAATGTTTTACGGGAGTTATTTACTATCCTCTTAACCCCGTTATTAGCACGCCTTTTTCCGTACTTTCCGCTTGCGGTGGCCGGAGCTACTTCCATGGATACCACCTTGGGAGTAATTACCCGGGTTCAGGGACCCTATTACGGGGCTATCGCCCTTTTATCAGGGACGGTATTAACAATAATTGTGCCAATAATTCTGCCTTTTTTAACCCTGCTTTAG
- a CDS encoding ferritin-like domain-containing protein, with product MHIGKLSLGEVLEFAVSVERNGLAMYRQFAVTFAGTELEKLFDELADEEVKHEEDFKRMFGDVKAENLPETYFDEYREYIESIVNLHLFQDKKVEEIASKITDANEALKFALEFEKDSLLFFLELKNLVDDKDKAMVDKLINEERGHVLKLSKKLIS from the coding sequence ATGCATATAGGAAAACTTAGTTTAGGAGAAGTTTTAGAATTTGCCGTAAGTGTGGAAAGAAACGGCCTTGCCATGTACCGCCAGTTTGCGGTTACCTTTGCCGGAACGGAGCTGGAAAAACTGTTTGATGAGCTGGCCGATGAAGAAGTAAAGCACGAGGAAGATTTTAAAAGGATGTTTGGTGATGTCAAAGCGGAAAACCTGCCGGAGACCTACTTTGATGAGTACCGGGAATATATAGAAAGTATCGTTAATCTTCATCTCTTTCAGGATAAAAAGGTCGAAGAAATAGCATCCAAAATTACCGATGCCAACGAAGCTTTAAAATTTGCTTTGGAGTTTGAAAAAGATAGTTTGTTGTTTTTCCTGGAACTTAAAAATTTAGTTGATGATAAAGATAAAGCGATGGTCGATAAATTAATAAACGAAGAACGGGGACACGTATTGAAGCTAAGTAAAAAGCTTATTTCTTAA
- a CDS encoding zinc ribbon domain-containing protein has product MVSKSSPLCPYCGFLNEEEVKICKNCGNNLDLNQVIIDPAAAMWQGVHVSRRLLDKPLSSKPGVIIGFIFMGILWLIVCIFTFSQFIKSFREMIAAGESIEIILSEGFNGLLFLGFTVLITYFWLKVAKKYLPVRIKRDLQKNEEYNLKKEFRRF; this is encoded by the coding sequence ATGGTTTCTAAATCTTCACCCCTTTGCCCTTACTGCGGTTTTTTAAATGAAGAAGAAGTTAAAATTTGCAAAAACTGTGGCAATAACCTTGATCTAAACCAGGTAATCATTGACCCGGCGGCTGCGATGTGGCAAGGGGTACATGTTAGCCGGCGGCTTTTGGATAAACCTTTATCCAGCAAGCCGGGGGTTATTATAGGATTTATCTTTATGGGGATACTGTGGCTTATTGTTTGTATTTTTACTTTTTCCCAGTTTATTAAAAGCTTTAGAGAAATGATCGCCGCAGGGGAATCGATAGAAATTATCTTAAGTGAAGGATTTAACGGCCTTTTGTTCTTGGGGTTTACGGTTCTTATCACTTATTTTTGGTTAAAAGTGGCGAAAAAATATTTACCGGTAAGAATAAAAAGGGATTTACAGAAAAATGAAGAATATAATCTAAAAAAGGAATTCAGGAGGTTTTAA